TGGTGGTGCGTCCGCTGGCGATCGCCCTCGCCACCTGGGGCATGGGCTTCTCGCTGCAGCAGCAGACCCTGCTGAGCTGGCTCGCTCCCCGGGGCATCGTGACCGCCGCCGTGGCGAGCCTCTTCGCCATCCGGCTGGAGCAGGCCGGGGTGGTGGGAGCCGGCCGGCTTCAGGGCCTGGTGTTCCTCACCATCCTGCTCACGGTGGGCCTGCAAGGACTGAGTGCGGGGCCCCTGGCCGGTTGGCTGGACCTGATCCAGGAGGACGAACCCACACCTGCGCCACAGGGGGCAGACCAGGACGGGCCTGACGACGATCTGTCAGAGGCAGCGGCTGATCCGGCTGCGATCGTCGCCGCTGCGGTGGAGCAGCAGCCAGGTGGCGAGTAGGTCAGGCCCCTGCAGGCTGCCCAGCAGCGCGGCCCGCAGACTCTTCATCAGCACCCCCTTCTTCACGCCTGCCGCCTTGGTGGCTTCCCCGAGCAGCTCCTGGGCCTGATCCGCGGCCAGGGGCCCCTCCGGCAACCGGTCCAGCAGTGCCGCCAGGGCGGGACGGGCCCCTTCCACCTCCAGCTGCTGGCTGGCCCCCTCCTGCAGCGGCGGCAGGGACAGGAACGGCTCGGCCTGCTCGACCCCGTCGGCCAGCAGCGTGAGCGAGGCCCCGATCAGCTCGCAGAGGTCCCGCTGCCAGGCAGGATCGGCGTGCACCGGGTTGGTGGCGCTGCTGGAATCCACCCAGCCCCTGGCCTGCCAGAGGGGCAGCAGCTGCTGCCGCAGGGCCTCGGGACCCTGCTCGCGCAGCACCTGGCCGTTGAGCCAGTTGAGCTTGTCCCAGTCGAAGCGGGCGCCGGCCCGGTTCACCCGCTCGAAGCCGAACACCCCCGCGGCCTGCTCGAGTGTGAAGCGCTCGCCCATGCCCTCCGGCGGCGACCATCCCAGCAGGGTCATGTAGTTCGCCAGGGCCTGGGCGGTGTAACCCATCGCCCGGAAGTCGCTGATCGAGGTCACCCCATCGCGTTTCGAGAGCTTCTTGCCGGCCTGGTTGAGGATCAGGGGGGTGTGGGCGAACACGGGCGGTTCCACGCCGAGGGCCTCGTAGAGCAGCAGCTGTTTGGCCGTGTTGGCGATGTGATCCTCGCCGCGGATCACGTGGCTGATGGCCATCGCCGCATCGTCCACCACCACCACCAGGTTGTAGAGCGGGTCGCCGATGCGATCGGCCGGGGCGCGGCGGGCGATCACCATGTCGCCGCCGAGATCGGCGCCGCTCCAGCGCATCTGCCCGCGCACCAGGTCGGTCCAGGTGATGGTGCGGTCGTCCTCGATGCGGAAGCGGATCACCGGCTCGCGCCCCTCGGCGATGAAGGCCTGTTCCTGCTCCGGCGTGAGGTGGCGGTGGCGGTTGTCGTAGCGGGGCGCCTGCTTGCTGGCAGCCTGATGCTCCCGCATGGCCGTGAGCTCGGCCTCGCTGGCGTAGCAGCGGTAGGCCTTG
This sequence is a window from Cyanobium sp. PCC 7001. Protein-coding genes within it:
- the gltX gene encoding glutamate--tRNA ligase, which translates into the protein MRVRLAPSPTGTLHIGTARTAVFNWLFARHHGGSFLLRIEDTDRERSRPEFTENILEGLSWLGLDWDGEPVIQSARLAEHRAAIQQLLAAGKAYRCYASEAELTAMREHQAASKQAPRYDNRHRHLTPEQEQAFIAEGREPVIRFRIEDDRTITWTDLVRGQMRWSGADLGGDMVIARRAPADRIGDPLYNLVVVVDDAAMAISHVIRGEDHIANTAKQLLLYEALGVEPPVFAHTPLILNQAGKKLSKRDGVTSISDFRAMGYTAQALANYMTLLGWSPPEGMGERFTLEQAAGVFGFERVNRAGARFDWDKLNWLNGQVLREQGPEALRQQLLPLWQARGWVDSSSATNPVHADPAWQRDLCELIGASLTLLADGVEQAEPFLSLPPLQEGASQQLEVEGARPALAALLDRLPEGPLAADQAQELLGEATKAAGVKKGVLMKSLRAALLGSLQGPDLLATWLLLHRSGDDRSRISRCL